The DNA region GGACACCGCGGCCCGCCGGATGAGGAGCACGCTCACCGAACTGCTCGCCATGAAGAACCCCATGGACGGCAGGACCGCCGCACAGGGAGGTGCGGTCGCATGACGGCGACCAGTGCACAGACCGTCATCACTCCGACGCGCGCGAGGACCGCCGCGGCCGGCGCCACCCTCCGCCGCAGGCAGGGCTTCCAGCACGGCGCCTGGTTCGTCGCCCCGTTCCTCGTCCTGTTCGCGCTGTTCGTGATCTGGCCGCTGCTGCGCGGCCTCTACCTCAGTTTCACGGACGCCAACATCTCCGGCGACGCCACGAGCTTCATCGGCCTCGACAACTACCGCGAGGCCCTGGACGACCCGCTGGTGTGGGAATCGCTGGGCCACAGCGCGTACTTCACGCTCCTGGTCGTGCCCTGCATCACGGTCCTCGCCTTCCTCCTCGCGATGCTCGCCCACCACATCGAACGCGTCACATGGCTGTGGCGGCTGTGCTTCTTCGCCCCGTTCCTGCTGCCGTCCACCGTCGCAGCCAACCTGTGGCAGTGGCTGTTCAACCCCGGCACCGGAATGATCAACCACGTCTTCGGCATCGAGACGGCTTGGCTGACCGACAAGTCGTACGCCATGCTCGCCGTCGTCGTCTGCACCCTGTGGTGGACGGTCGGCTTCAGCTTCCTGCTCTACCTCGCCGCGCTCCAGGGCATCCCCGCGCACCTCTACGAGGCCGCCAAGCTGGACGGGGCGAACGCCTGGCACCGCATGGTCCACATCACCCTGCCGATGCTGCGGCACATCACCGGCCTCGTCATCGCCCTGCAGATCCTCGCCTCGCTCCAGGTGTTCGACCAGGCCGTGGTGATGATGGACTTCCTGCCCGGACCCGAGGGATCCACCAGGACGTTCGTGCAGTACACCCTCGAAGAGGGCTTCACCAGCTACCGCGTCGGCTACGCCTCGGCGATCTCCATCATCTTCTTCGTGATCATCGCGGCCGTCGCCCTCGCGCGGATGTGGCTGCTGCGCAACCGTGAGGAGGGCGGCCGATGAGCACCGCCGCACAGATGCGCGTCAAGACGCGCAAGACGACCGGCAAGGCGCCTCGCAAGCCCTGGACGCCCAGCCAGATCGTGCTCACCCTCCTCGGCGCCGCCGTCTCCGCGGTGTTCCTCGCGCCGCTGGCCTGGGCCCTGTTCACCTCGCTCAAGTCGGAGACCGAGGCCGTCGAGGTGCCGACGCACTGGCTTCCGGAGGACTGGACGATCCAGGCATGGTCGGCGATCTTCGAGACCGGCAACATCACCAACTGGTTCGTGAACTCGCTGGTGGTCTCGGTGTGCGTGACGGCCGTGGTGCTGAGCGTCAGCGCACTCGCCGGATACGGCTTCGCCCGCACGGAGTTCCGCGGCAAGAACGTCCTGCTGGGCCTGGTCATGACCGGCCTGATGGTCTCGCCCGCCGTCCTCGGTGTACCCCTCTTCACCACCGTCCAGCAGATGGGGATGGTCGACACCTACTGGGGCATGATCCTTCCGCAGTGCGCGCCCGCCGCGATGGTCTACATCCTCTACAAGTTCTTCCAGGGCATCCCGCGCGAACTGGAGGAGGCCGCCTTCATCGACGGCGCGGGCCGCTGGCGGGTCTTCTTCACCATCGTGCTCCCGCTCTCCCGCCCCTCCCTGGCCGCGGTCGGCATCTTCACCTTCATCGCGTCCTGGAACAACTTCCTGTGGCCCTACATGGTGACCAACAACCCCGACCTGATGACCATGCCGAACGGCATCGCGACCGTCATGAACTCCTACGGCATCCAGTGGGCCCAGCTCATGGCCGGCGGCCTGATGGCGGGCCTGCCCCTGATCGTCGTCTTCGTCTTCTTCCAACGCCAGATAGTCGCCGGCGTCGCCCACACGGGCCTGGCGGGCCAGTGAGGGACGAGCGTCGCTTTTCAGGGGCGCGAGGAACCGCGCGACAAGCCACGACGAACCCGCACCCGCCAACGAACCACAACCACCCACCCGAAAGGCGAACAAGGAAACCATGCAGGACAAGGCCCGCTTCACCCTCGACCCCGCCTTCACCATCGGCGAAGTCAACCCCCGTCTCTTCGGCTCGTTCGTGGAACACCTCGGCCGCTGCGTCTACACCGGCATCTTCGAGCCAGGCCACCCCAAGGCCGACGAAGCGGGCCTGCGTACGGACGTACTGGAGCTGGTCCGTGAACTCGGCGTCACCGCCATCCGCTACCCCGGGGGCAACTTCGTCTCCGGCTACAAGTGGGAGGACTCGGTCGGCCCGGCCGAGGAACGCCCCCGCCGGCTGGACCTCGCCTGGCGGTCGACGGAGTCCAACCGCTTCGGGCTCTCCGAGTACATCGCCTTCCTCAAGAAGATCGGCCCGCAGGCGGAGCCGATGATGGCGGTCAACCTCGGGACCAGGGGAGTGGCGGAGGCCCTGGAACTCCAGGAGTACGCCAACCACCCGGCCGGCACCGCCCTGTCCGAGCAGCGGATCGCCCACGGCGACAAGGACCCGTTCGGCATCAAGATGTGGTGCCTCGGGAACGAGATGGACGGCCCCTGGCAGACCGGCCACAAGACGGCCGAGGAGTACGGACGGGTCGCGGCCGAGACCGCCAGCGCGATGCGGCAGATCGACCCCTCCGTCGAACTGGTCGCCTGCGGCTCCTCCAACCAGTCCATGCCGACCTTCGCCGCGTGGGAGGCGACGGTTCTGGCGGAGACGTACGACCTCGTCGACTACGTCTCCCTGCACGCCTACTACGAGCCCCAGGACGGCGACGTCGACTCCTTCCTGGCCTCCGCCATGGACATGGAGTCGTTCATCGAGAACGTCGTCGCCACCTGCGACCACATCGGCGCGAAGCTCAAGTCGAAGAAGAAGATCAACCTCTCCTTCGACGAGTGGAACGTCTGGTACATGTCGCGGTGGCACGAGATCGAGAACTCCGCCGAGCGGGACTGGCCGGAGGCGCCCCGCCTGCTGGAGGACAACTACAGCGTCATGGACGCGGTCGTCTTCGGCTCGCTCCTCATCGCGCTGCTGCGGCACGCCGACCGGGTGACCGTCGCCTGCCTCGCCCAGCTCGTCAACGTCATCGCGCCGATCATGACCGAGCCGGGCGGCCCGGCCTGGCGGCAGACGACGTTCTTCCCGTTCGCGCAGGCCTCGCGGTACGGGCGCGGGGAGGTCCTCGACGTACGGGTCGACTCGCCCACGTACGAGACGAAGAAGTACGGGGAGACCGACCTGCTGCACGCCACCGCCGTGCGCGCGGCGGACGGCTCGGTCACCGTCTTCGCGGTCAACCGCAGCCGGACGGAGGCGCTGCCGCTCGAAGTCGCCCTGAACGGGCTGGAGCTGACCTCGGTCGTCGAGCACAGCGTGCTCGCGGACGCCGATCCGGACGCCCGCAACACGCTCGCCGAGCCGGACCGCGTCGCGCCGCGCGCGGCGCAGGGGACGACCCTTCGGGACGGCACCCTGGGTGCCGTCCTCGAGCCGCTGTCCTGGAACGTGATCCGGCTGGCCTGACGGCTGGTCCGACGGCTGTCCGCCCGACGGCCGTTCGTCCGACGGTTTGTGGTGCCCCGGTCCCCTCCGGCCGGGGCACCCGTATGTGGGGCCCGTGAGGGTGTCTGTGCGGTGTGCTCATCTCCCGCTCAGACAATCCTCAGCTTCGGCACCTACCGTCCCGTGCGTCCCTTCCACCTTTCGAGGGACATCGCGACAAGACGGGACGGACACGATGCGCACGCTGGTACTGCTCGCCCTGGCGGGCCTCGGTGCCCAGCTGGTGGACGGCAGCCTCGGCATGGCCTACGGCGTGACCTCGACCACCCTGCTGCTCTCCATGGGCACCAACCCGGCCGCCGCCTCGGCCACCGTCCACCTGGCCGAGATCGGTACGACGCTGATGTCCGGCGCCTCCCACTGGCGGTTCGGGAACGTGGACTGGAAGGTCGTCGCCAGGATCGGCGTCCCGGGGGCGGTCGGGGCCTTCCTCGGTGCGACCGTGCTGTCCGGTCTGTCCACCGGGACCGCCGAGCCCGTGATGTCGCTGATCCTGCTGGGGCTCGGGCTGTATGTCCTGTCCCGGTTCACGTTCCGCGGCCTGCCCAAGGGGAACCTCGGCAAGCCGCTGCGCAAACGGTTCCTGTCGCCGCTCGGCCTGGTCGCCGGGTTCCTGGACGCGACCGGGGGAGGCGGCTGGGGGCCGGTCGGTACGCCGGCGTTGCTGGCCGGGGGCCGGATGGAGCCCCGCAAGGTGATCGGGTCCATCGACACGAGCGAGTTCCTCGTGGCCGTGGCCGCGAGTCTCGGCTTTCTCTTCTCGCTCGGCTCCCAGGGACTGAACTGGGGGTGGGTCGCCGCGTTTCTGCTCGGCGGGATGGTCGCCGCGCCGGTGGCGGCGTGGCTGGTGCGGTTGCTGCCGCCGCGGGTGTTGGGGTCCGCGGTGGGTGGCGTCATCGTCGTCACCAACGTCCGTACGTTGCTGAGGAGCGACTGGGTCGCGGCGTCGGGGGTGGTCAGTGGGGTCGTTTATGGCTTGGTCTATGTGGTGTGGGCTGCGGCGCTGACGTACTCGATCCGGGCGCATCGGAGGGAGAAGGTGCTGGAGGGGGATGCGGGGGAGCGGCGTGCCGTTGCCGTGTAGGAGGCCTCGGGTTGTTCGTCGAGTGCGGGTGCGTGGGGGCTGGTCGCGCAGTTCCCCGCGCCCCTGAGGGCGCACCGCGCCCTCTTCGGGGCGCGGCGAATGGTCTCCCCCGTGGACCATTCGCCGCTGCACCGGATGGCTGGGGCGTCGGTGCCGACTGCCCCTCCAGTGAGCACGTTAAGAGGCGGCGTGCTTCGGGGACCACCGTGCACGGTGGCCAGATTCGTCCGTGGGGTGTGCACGGTGCGCAGTCGTGACACGCAGGGCGTGGACGAGGTCGTGGATACCGGAACCGGTGGTCAGCAGGTCGCGGTTGAGGAGGCGTTCGGCGGCACGCAGATGGGCGCGGACCGTGTTGCGGCTCAGACCCACCTGCGCGGCCGTCCGCTGGGCGTCCGTGTTGGCGTCGATCCAGGCCTCCACGGTGCGGTACAGATCGCGGTGCCGGGTGTCGTGGAGGGGGCGGAGAAAGGGTTCCGCCCACGCGGTGGCGGGGGCGGTGCGCAGGAGTTCGCCGAGCGGTGGCGCGACCGGCTGGACCGTCTCGGTGGGATCGGCCTGCAGAGGGCTGAGGGACAGGGCCAGATCGAGCGTGGCGCGGGTGCGTACCTCGCCCAGGTCGATGCCCAGGGCCTCCTCCGCCCGGCGGCAGTGGGCCGTGACGGTGGTGCGGCTGAGGTGCAGCAGACGGGCCACGCCGGACCGGGTGAACGTCACGGCCAGGCGGATGACGTCCACGGTGGGCTTGGGGGCGGAGTGCAGCGGCTCCAGGTAGGCGCGCGCCCAGGCGAGGGCCGCCCGGCGGGGCAGTACGTGCACCAGCGAGGGCCGTCCCCGGTAGGCGGCCAGCCGGTCGGGGGAGTTGCGGGCGACGGCGAGGGCGTGCACGGCCTCGCCGTAGGCCTCGGCCGTCGCGGCCAGCGGGTGGGGCCCGCTGACGCCCAGCGCGTACCCGGGGTTCTCCCTGACCAGCCGGCGCAGCACCTCACCCTGCTGGAAACGCCCGCCGAGTTCCGGGTCCTCGGCGACGGGGCAGATCAGCTGCTCCTTGAACACCGGGCAGTTCACCATCAGACCCGGGCCGTGGTAGCCCGACGAGTCCTGGTAGGTCCTGGCCAGCCGGTCACGGTCGGCGGGCGGGCAGTGCAGGAGATGGACCCGTACGCGCTCCGCGTTCAGCAGCGGCGGTACGTCACCCGTGGTCATCCGCCGTGCCATGGTGACGTCCCCGGCCAGCAGGGCGGTCAGGACCGCGAACCGCAGCTGCGCCGCCTTCGCCTCGTACCCGCGTGAGCCGGCGTCGCCCTCCGACGCCCGCCGCAGCAGCTCTACGAGGCCACCGGCCTGCGACGCCAGCAGCACGGCCTCCCGGGGCAGCGGCGAAGCGCTGACCGTCACCAGCACCGGACGCGGCTCGCCCGCGCCGAAGGCCTCCAGATGCACCTCCAGCGCGCCGGCCTGCGTCGTGGCCGCGGCCAGCCGCCCGTGGGTCAGGCGTGCCACCTGGTCACGCAGTTCGTCGGCGACCTGCCGGGGGAACCCCGCCGTCGCCGTCTCGACCGCGCCCTGGCGCCCGATCCACGCGACGTCGGCCCCGATCCGGCGCCCGAGCCACCTCAGCACTTCAGCGGGGCTCCCGTGCCGCCGGACGAGCCGCAGCAGTTCGTCGAGACTCTCCGCCTGCCCCAGCGCCTCCACCGCTCAACTCACCTTCCCGCTACCGCGACGACCCTCCAGTTCGGAACCATAAAGGCTGTTCCTGTCGACGTCAGGCCACCGCCGTCGGTGCGAGGGACCGCAGCTCGCCCAACGCCGCCGCGACAGCCGGGCGTTCGTGGCCGCCGGCACGGGTGCAAGTGAGGAGTTTGCGGTGCGGGTCGCCGGTGCACCGGACGCGGGTGATCGGCAGGTGCGGGGTCAGATGGGCGAGCCGGGGGATGAGGGCGACGCCGAGGCCGTGGGCGACGAGGTGGGCCATAACGTTCCAGTCCATCGCCTGGTGGACGACGTCGGGGGTGAAGCCGGCGGCGCCGCACGCGGACAGCACGTGCGGGCGGCAGGGGCTGTCCTGGACCGGCGCGATCCAGTCCTCGCGCGCCGCCTCCGCGAGGTCGACCCGGCGCAGCCCCGCCAGCCGGTGACGGTCGGGCACGACCAGGTCGAACGGGTCGTCCAGGAGCGGCTGCTGGTCGAACCGGGCGTCGCCGAGCGGCGGGTTGCGCGGGGTCGCCTCGACGACCGCGAGATCGGTCTCGCCCTCGAAGAGCAGGTCGAAGCTCGACGGGACCTCCGCCTCCTGGATCCGTACGGAGAGCCGGGGGTGGCGTTCCCGCAGCCGGGCCGCCATGGGCGCGAGCAGCACCGAGATCGCCATCGGGAAGCCGCTCACCCGCAGCAGTCCGGCCGGATCGCCGTGGTCGGCCCGCAGATCCAGTTCGGCCCGTTCCCAGCGGGCCTGGATCGCGTCGGCGTGGATGATCAGACTCCGCGCGGCCTGTGTGAGCCGTACGCCGCGGCCCTGGGGCTCCAGCAGATCGACCCCCAGCTCACGCGCGAGCTGGCGGACCTGCTGCGAGGCGGCGGACGTCGTGAGGTGCAGGGCGCGGGCGGCGGCGGTCACCGTGCCGTAGTGCTCGACGGCCCGCAGTACGTGTAGCCGACGCAGATCAATCATGAAGCCCACGCTTCAAGGTGAGGTCCAGAAAGTCAACCTGGACGTACACGAAGGTCCCGATACACGCTGGAGGTGTCGCGACGGTCCACCCGACCACCCGCACAAGGAGTTGCAGACAGATGACCAGCACAGCCCACGGCAGGCCCGACGGCGACGCGTGCCCGTACTGCGGTTGGCCCGACCGTGCCGAGCCCTTCCAGGTGGTGTCCCGGCACGGCACCGCGGCCGGCCACACCGTGTGGACCCGCTGCGGATGCGGCTCGCTCCAGATGCGGGTCGTGGACGCCCGCGGCATGAACATCGTCTCCCGCAGCCGGCCCGCCGCACGGCAGCCGGCGGACCGGTTCACCTCCGGTGGGGTGGGGTGTGACCTGGGGGCCGGTGGGGGCTGATCGCGCAGTTCCCCGCGCTCCTGAAGGGCGCGGCCCGCCCCCCACCGGCCCGCAGGCGGCACACGGCACTCAGCCCGTTTCGACGCCCAGCGTCAGGGTGCCCGTGTAGCCGGACTCCGCCGAGCCGCCCAGTGGGGCGAGGGTCAGCAGGCCCGAGGCGGCGCCTCCCTCGTCGTAGATGGAATCCTGCGAGGGTCGTCCGGGGCACAGTGTTGACCGCGTACGCGGCCACCTCCGCCACGTCCTCGGTGACGCCCTCGTCGAAGAACAGCTGCCCGGTGTGCAGCTCCTGACCGCCCTCGAAGGAGCCGTCGGAGGTCAGCGTGACGTCGGTGTGCACCTTCACGTGGATGTGGATGCACCGTCCCCGGTACCAGCCGGGATAGACGCTGGTGATCCGGGCGACCCCGTCGGAGCCGGTCAGTACCCCGCCCCGCAGGAACGTCCCGTTGTCCGGCTCGTCGTGCCCGTTGCCCCCGACGAACCCGGAGTACTCGCCGAGCGCGTCGCAGTGCCAGATCTCCACGAGCGCGTTGCCCAGCGGGGCGCACGTGTCGTCGTCGACGACGGTGAGCGTGAGTTTCAGCGGGACACCGGTCTTGTCCTCGCTGATATCGGCGCGGACCAGCTGTCCGTCGAGGTAGTAGGGACCTTCGGTCATCTCCTTCGTGAGGGTGCAGACGGCCGCGGCGGCCACGGGGACCGCGGAGGCGGGGTCGGCGGCCGAGGGGCCTTCGGGGACCGTGGCGCCCACGGTCAGCGTGGCCGCCGTGGCGCCACCGGCGATGAGTACGGTTCGACGTCGGATCGATGTGTCTGTCATGCGCATGGCACCGTAGAAACGGAATCTGTCGGGGTGCTGTGCGTTCGGCAAAGTGACGAGGCGTCAAGTCGCTTGTGAGACACCTGGGGCGCCCGGGACGCCGAAACATTTTCGACGTTTCCCGTGGCCCGAGGTGCTGCGCGAACCGTTGACGCGCAAAGGGTTCGATTCTACTTTCCCGTTCGAAGTGATGACCGTCGTTCGGTTTCCCGAACGAACCCTGCCCCTCCCCACGTGCAGGAGGACCCCGTGAGCCGCACCCCCCACAGCACCCGCCGCCGCAGGACCCGCAGAACAGCCCTGCTCGCCGTCCCCGCGGCGATCCTGCTCGCACTTGTCCCGGGCACCGCGTCCGCGTACCCGAACCCGGGCACCGTCACCGGCTCGACCGTCGTCCACGACCCGACGATGATCCGCACCTCGTCGGGCCAGTACCTGCTGTACGCCACCGGCGGCGGCCTCGCCCACAAGACCTCGGCCAACCGGATCGCCTTCAGCGCCGGCGGTGACGCCTTCGGCACCAAGCCGGGCTGGTGGTCGTCGTACGCCACCGAGGCGTGGGCGCCCGACATCTCGTACCGCGGCGGCAAGTACCTGATGTACTACGCCGTCTCGACCTTCGGCTCGAACAAGTCGGCCATCGGGCTGGCGACTTCGCCGACCGGACTGCCGGGCTCCTGGAGCGACCAGGGGACCGTCTACACCTCCACGACCTCCAGCGACTACAACGCCATCGACCCGAACCTCTTCGTGGACGACGACGGCAAGTGGTGGCTGTCCTTCGGCAGTTGGTGGACCGGGCTCAAGATGATCCAGATCAACCCGTCGACCGGCAAGCAGCTCTCGTCGAACACCACGCGCTATTCGATCGCCTCCCGCCCGACCGGCACGAAGGCCGTCGAGGCCCCGTCGATCGTCAAACGGGGCGGCTACTACTACCTGTTCGCCTCGTACGACACCTGCTGCGCCGGCACCGGCTCCACGTACAAGGTCAAGGTCGGACGGGCCTCCAGCGTCACCGGGCCGTACTACGACAAGAACGGCGTCGCGATGACGAACAACGGCGGGACGCCCGTGCTGGAGTCGCACGGCCGGTACATCGGTCCCGGCGGTCAGTCGATCCTGGCGGACTCGGACGGGGACCTGATCGTCTACCACTACTACGACGGTCAGGACAACGGCACTCCCAAGCTCGGCATCAACCTGCTGAACTGGAGCAGTGGGTGGCCTGTGGCCTACTGATGGCGCTCCGCGGGGAGGCCGTCCGTCGGGTGCGGGTGGGTGGGGGCTGGTCGCGCAGTTCCCCGCGCCCCTAAAAGGATTGCGTCCTTCCCCGCGCCCCTGAAAGCCGAAAGACCGCGCTGTTCCCCGCGCCCCTGAAAGGTACGGGTCAGGGGTGCGGGCCCGCGTCTCCCCTCCGAGCGCGGGCCCGCTGTTCCCCCCTGTGCCGGGGCCGGGAGGGTCCTGGACCTCCCGGCCGGCGAGGGCCCCGTTGCGGGATGCGAGGCCCCCGGGCAACCGGTCCGGTGGTCAGCCGACCCGGTCGACAGCGGCGGCCGGCCAACCGGCGCCGTTCGGCGGCGTGTTGGGCCAGCCGGTGGCCTGCTGCGGCACGGGTTGGGGCACCGGCTGCGGCATGGCCTGGGGCTGCGGTTGCGGGAACCCCTGCGGCTGACCCTGTGCGTTCACGGCGGTCAGCCCTCCCGGCATGCCCGTCGTGCCCCGGGTCTGGGCGGCCGTGAGCGGCTGCGGCTGCCCGGGTATCCCGTTCGCCGCCGCGGTGAACTGCTGCGGCTGACCGACCATTCCGTTGGCGGGGGCGGTGAACTGCTGGGCCTGTCCGCCCATTCCGTTGGCCGCGGCGGTCAGCGGCTGGGGCTGCCCCAGCATTCCGTTCGCGGCAGCGGTCAGCGGCTGGGGCTGCCCCACCATTCCGTTCGCGGCAGCGGTCAGCGGCTGAGGCTGCCCCACCATTCCGTTCGCGGCGGCCGTGAGCGGCTGCGGCTGCCCCGCCATTCCGTTGGCCGCGGCGGCGATCCCCGGATAGCCCTGCCCGCTGGTCGAACTGACGAGCCGGTCCACCGCCGCCGTACCCGAGCTGTAGCTGGTCCCTGTGCCCAGCTCGGGCACGGCGGCTCCCCTCCTGGTCCCGTAGAGCACCGACTCCATGCCGGACACCAGGCGACGCACGTCCGTCTGGGGGCGCACCACGAGCCGCAGGAAGCGACTGGACGAGCCGATCTTGTTGCCGCACTCGCGGACCAGGATCCGGTGCTCGGTGAGCAGGCGGTCCCGGACCACGGTGCCCTCGGCGCCCACGGGGAGGCGCACGAAGAGGAAGTTGCCCTGCGAGGGGTAGACCGTGAGGCCGGGCAGTGTGGAGAGCTGGCGGGCCATGTCGAGCCGGTCGCGGCGCACCATGTGCAGGCTCTCCACGTACTCGGCCCCGTAGTCCTTGAGCATGAAGACCACGGTCTCCGCGAAGGCGTTCAGGTTCCACTTCGGCAGCATCGAGCGGATCTTGCCCGCCAGACCCGGGTTGGCCACCATGTAGCCGAACCGCACGCCGTGCAGACCGAAGTTCTTGCCGAGGCTGCGCAGCACGATGACGTTGGGGCGCATCACCGCCTCCTCGACGATGCTCGGCTCGTTCTCCGCGTCGGCGAACTCCAGGAACGACTCGTCGATGACGATCAGGTCGAGGTCGGCGAGCGCGTCGCAGAACGCCAGGATCGTCTGCTTGGGCACGAAGCCGCCGTCGGGGTTGTTCGGGTTGCAGATGACGGCCGCGCGGGTGCCCCGGGAGCGGATGAACTGGATGTACTGCGCCGGGTCGAGCGCGAAGCCGTTGCTCTCCTGGAGCGGGAACATGTCGACGCGCTTGCCGGTCTCCAGCGGCTGGTCGGTCCAGCGGCCGAAGGTGGGGACGGGGATGGCGAGCGACTCCCGGACCAGCAAGTGGTCGATCCAGGTGATCAGTTCGGTGGATCCATTGCCCATTGCCACGCACTGCGGGGGAAGTTGCAGCAGATTGCACAGCTCGGCGGTGATGGTGTCCGCGCTGCTCGGGTAGTACGTGATGATGTCGCGCAGCCGGTTGGTCAGCTCGTCCATCATCCTGGGCGAGGGAAAGTACGGATTGCACGGGATGCAGAAGTCCACCGGACCCGCCTCCCCGCTCTCGCGTGCCAGCGCGGCCATCGAGGGGCTGTGCGCGCCGGTGCGGAACAGCGAGGTGACATTGTCGGCCATGGACCCTCCGTCCTTGAGGGGCGGCCCGAGCGGGGATACGCGGGCCGCTCCTTAGTACGGGCGGCTGTGTGTCTCTGTTCAACGACTGTGAATTGATGTGGAAGTTGTGAACCAGCTGTGAAGACGGATCACAAGTTGAACGAGTGGACCGTCGTCGAGCGGTACGTCCCGCCCGGCC from Streptomyces sp. NBC_00258 includes:
- a CDS encoding carbohydrate ABC transporter permease: MTATSAQTVITPTRARTAAAGATLRRRQGFQHGAWFVAPFLVLFALFVIWPLLRGLYLSFTDANISGDATSFIGLDNYREALDDPLVWESLGHSAYFTLLVVPCITVLAFLLAMLAHHIERVTWLWRLCFFAPFLLPSTVAANLWQWLFNPGTGMINHVFGIETAWLTDKSYAMLAVVVCTLWWTVGFSFLLYLAALQGIPAHLYEAAKLDGANAWHRMVHITLPMLRHITGLVIALQILASLQVFDQAVVMMDFLPGPEGSTRTFVQYTLEEGFTSYRVGYASAISIIFFVIIAAVALARMWLLRNREEGGR
- a CDS encoding carbohydrate ABC transporter permease; the encoded protein is MSTAAQMRVKTRKTTGKAPRKPWTPSQIVLTLLGAAVSAVFLAPLAWALFTSLKSETEAVEVPTHWLPEDWTIQAWSAIFETGNITNWFVNSLVVSVCVTAVVLSVSALAGYGFARTEFRGKNVLLGLVMTGLMVSPAVLGVPLFTTVQQMGMVDTYWGMILPQCAPAAMVYILYKFFQGIPRELEEAAFIDGAGRWRVFFTIVLPLSRPSLAAVGIFTFIASWNNFLWPYMVTNNPDLMTMPNGIATVMNSYGIQWAQLMAGGLMAGLPLIVVFVFFQRQIVAGVAHTGLAGQ
- the arfA gene encoding arabinosylfuranosidase ArfA, with amino-acid sequence MQDKARFTLDPAFTIGEVNPRLFGSFVEHLGRCVYTGIFEPGHPKADEAGLRTDVLELVRELGVTAIRYPGGNFVSGYKWEDSVGPAEERPRRLDLAWRSTESNRFGLSEYIAFLKKIGPQAEPMMAVNLGTRGVAEALELQEYANHPAGTALSEQRIAHGDKDPFGIKMWCLGNEMDGPWQTGHKTAEEYGRVAAETASAMRQIDPSVELVACGSSNQSMPTFAAWEATVLAETYDLVDYVSLHAYYEPQDGDVDSFLASAMDMESFIENVVATCDHIGAKLKSKKKINLSFDEWNVWYMSRWHEIENSAERDWPEAPRLLEDNYSVMDAVVFGSLLIALLRHADRVTVACLAQLVNVIAPIMTEPGGPAWRQTTFFPFAQASRYGRGEVLDVRVDSPTYETKKYGETDLLHATAVRAADGSVTVFAVNRSRTEALPLEVALNGLELTSVVEHSVLADADPDARNTLAEPDRVAPRAAQGTTLRDGTLGAVLEPLSWNVIRLA
- a CDS encoding sulfite exporter TauE/SafE family protein, whose product is MRTLVLLALAGLGAQLVDGSLGMAYGVTSTTLLLSMGTNPAAASATVHLAEIGTTLMSGASHWRFGNVDWKVVARIGVPGAVGAFLGATVLSGLSTGTAEPVMSLILLGLGLYVLSRFTFRGLPKGNLGKPLRKRFLSPLGLVAGFLDATGGGGWGPVGTPALLAGGRMEPRKVIGSIDTSEFLVAVAASLGFLFSLGSQGLNWGWVAAFLLGGMVAAPVAAWLVRLLPPRVLGSAVGGVIVVTNVRTLLRSDWVAASGVVSGVVYGLVYVVWAAALTYSIRAHRREKVLEGDAGERRAVAV
- a CDS encoding helix-turn-helix domain-containing protein; translated protein: MEALGQAESLDELLRLVRRHGSPAEVLRWLGRRIGADVAWIGRQGAVETATAGFPRQVADELRDQVARLTHGRLAAATTQAGALEVHLEAFGAGEPRPVLVTVSASPLPREAVLLASQAGGLVELLRRASEGDAGSRGYEAKAAQLRFAVLTALLAGDVTMARRMTTGDVPPLLNAERVRVHLLHCPPADRDRLARTYQDSSGYHGPGLMVNCPVFKEQLICPVAEDPELGGRFQQGEVLRRLVRENPGYALGVSGPHPLAATAEAYGEAVHALAVARNSPDRLAAYRGRPSLVHVLPRRAALAWARAYLEPLHSAPKPTVDVIRLAVTFTRSGVARLLHLSRTTVTAHCRRAEEALGIDLGEVRTRATLDLALSLSPLQADPTETVQPVAPPLGELLRTAPATAWAEPFLRPLHDTRHRDLYRTVEAWIDANTDAQRTAAQVGLSRNTVRAHLRAAERLLNRDLLTTGSGIHDLVHALRVTTAHRAHPTDESGHRARWSPKHAAS
- a CDS encoding LysR family transcriptional regulator; translation: MIDLRRLHVLRAVEHYGTVTAAARALHLTTSAASQQVRQLARELGVDLLEPQGRGVRLTQAARSLIIHADAIQARWERAELDLRADHGDPAGLLRVSGFPMAISVLLAPMAARLRERHPRLSVRIQEAEVPSSFDLLFEGETDLAVVEATPRNPPLGDARFDQQPLLDDPFDLVVPDRHRLAGLRRVDLAEAAREDWIAPVQDSPCRPHVLSACGAAGFTPDVVHQAMDWNVMAHLVAHGLGVALIPRLAHLTPHLPITRVRCTGDPHRKLLTCTRAGGHERPAVAAALGELRSLAPTAVA
- a CDS encoding arabinan endo-1,5-alpha-L-arabinosidase translates to MSRTPHSTRRRRTRRTALLAVPAAILLALVPGTASAYPNPGTVTGSTVVHDPTMIRTSSGQYLLYATGGGLAHKTSANRIAFSAGGDAFGTKPGWWSSYATEAWAPDISYRGGKYLMYYAVSTFGSNKSAIGLATSPTGLPGSWSDQGTVYTSTTSSDYNAIDPNLFVDDDGKWWLSFGSWWTGLKMIQINPSTGKQLSSNTTRYSIASRPTGTKAVEAPSIVKRGGYYYLFASYDTCCAGTGSTYKVKVGRASSVTGPYYDKNGVAMTNNGGTPVLESHGRYIGPGGQSILADSDGDLIVYHYYDGQDNGTPKLGINLLNWSSGWPVAY
- a CDS encoding aminotransferase class I/II-fold pyridoxal phosphate-dependent enzyme; this translates as MADNVTSLFRTGAHSPSMAALARESGEAGPVDFCIPCNPYFPSPRMMDELTNRLRDIITYYPSSADTITAELCNLLQLPPQCVAMGNGSTELITWIDHLLVRESLAIPVPTFGRWTDQPLETGKRVDMFPLQESNGFALDPAQYIQFIRSRGTRAAVICNPNNPDGGFVPKQTILAFCDALADLDLIVIDESFLEFADAENEPSIVEEAVMRPNVIVLRSLGKNFGLHGVRFGYMVANPGLAGKIRSMLPKWNLNAFAETVVFMLKDYGAEYVESLHMVRRDRLDMARQLSTLPGLTVYPSQGNFLFVRLPVGAEGTVVRDRLLTEHRILVRECGNKIGSSSRFLRLVVRPQTDVRRLVSGMESVLYGTRRGAAVPELGTGTSYSSGTAAVDRLVSSTSGQGYPGIAAAANGMAGQPQPLTAAANGMVGQPQPLTAAANGMVGQPQPLTAAANGMLGQPQPLTAAANGMGGQAQQFTAPANGMVGQPQQFTAAANGIPGQPQPLTAAQTRGTTGMPGGLTAVNAQGQPQGFPQPQPQAMPQPVPQPVPQQATGWPNTPPNGAGWPAAAVDRVG